In Bacteroides coprosuis DSM 18011, the following are encoded in one genomic region:
- a CDS encoding TonB-dependent receptor plug (InterPro IPR012910:IPR000531~KEGG: lby:Lbys_3419 TonB-dependent receptor plug~PFAM: TonB-dependent receptor, plug; TonB-dependent receptor, beta-barrel~SPTR: Putative uncharacterized protein;~IMG reference gene:2504106221~PFAM: TonB-dependent Receptor Plug Domain; TonB dependent receptor~TIGRFAM: TonB-dependent outer membrane receptor, SusC/RagA subfamily, signature region; TonB-linked outer membrane protein, SusC/RagA family), with protein sequence MVEKHRRRGLNLKTLLVAICATGFITSSNIAIAANTNHTTEYSIDQQKTLIKGQVKDASGEPVIGASILEKGTSNGTITDIDGNFSINVKPGATLQISYIGFKAIETKAQNNLKITLKEDSELLDEVVVVGYGAQKKENLTGAVASVDIEKTLGGRPVSDVGRGLQGTTPGLSIAVPSGELGSDPTIKIRGQIGSLDGGSSPLILLDNVEIPSLQMVNSDDIESISVLKDAASASIYGAKGAFGVILITTKKGAKTESVNVSYSGTFSWQNISKKMDMARLNGLEYSIDASKRVKGPGAAVSGAFFQMTEEGLELAREWDKNYGGKLGPNDPMVYGRDWYVDSQKRKIGLRTYDPYDYMIREWAPSMTHNLSLNGKSGKTTYNVGLGYLDQDGINKPAKKDDFKRYNASIKLSTEINKYVTVRAGAIYSKREKRYAYSTSSTTADQWLYLYRWGSNMPLGYDDEGDIIRSPHSELSQANTAKREWNYTNINLGATFNIMKDWTLDVDYTYAGEDNIINEGGTRYTALQSWGGAIPKLDSNGNQIYVDNTGAVVDSGTPGAMPAQKLSLVEYTSHGSNPDHIYRRVANGKRKTLNIVTNYNLELSELHKFKFMAGMNRVTYDETYNWSRKKDLTDITNPQFDLAVGQQESSGGNIWDGQLGFFGRVNYSFANKYLLEANIRYDGTSKFPKDLRWRAFPSFSAGWILSEESWMDWSKSILSFFKVRGSWGMIGDQTVPNTLYTSFLPIGESSWLDYSGQKLTYTGIPSAIDANISWQDITTLNLGLDTRFLDGELGLSFDWYQRDTKNMIVPSEVSYSFGQGAPKGNYGSLRSRGWELAIDYNHRFENGLGVNAMVTLSDAQTEITKYSDTKSINDWYVGKKYGEIWGYATDRLYQKDDFIYNGDKIEQTYALNGKEVAKGTPGAKIVNKLKDPNAIYQDYLQSGDFIFGPGDVKFKDLDGDGKIDSGSNSIDNAGDRKVIGNSTPRYEYGIRLGADFKGFDFSIFMQGVGKRQVWGNGFLAIPGYNSSDGAMPETFAKDYWKEDRPNAYYPRPFNQSGSNDKYNMVQQSKYLLDMSYFRIKNITLGYTLPMHITSKVKMQKARVYLALENFFTFDNLRGLPIDPEEVQGFSMFNSDNYNSGRTGVGAPTFKNVSFGVQLNF encoded by the coding sequence ATGGTTGAAAAACACAGAAGACGAGGACTAAATCTTAAAACACTCCTCGTTGCAATATGTGCTACAGGATTTATCACAAGTAGTAACATTGCAATTGCAGCTAATACTAATCATACTACTGAATATAGTATAGATCAGCAAAAGACACTTATTAAAGGTCAAGTGAAAGATGCTAGCGGTGAACCCGTAATAGGAGCTAGTATCCTTGAAAAAGGCACATCAAACGGTACAATAACCGATATTGATGGAAATTTCTCTATTAATGTAAAGCCTGGGGCTACACTACAAATTAGCTATATAGGCTTTAAAGCAATTGAAACAAAAGCACAAAACAATCTAAAAATAACTCTAAAAGAAGACTCAGAGCTACTAGACGAGGTTGTTGTTGTCGGTTATGGTGCTCAAAAGAAAGAAAACTTAACAGGTGCAGTAGCTTCGGTTGATATAGAAAAAACTCTTGGTGGACGCCCTGTATCAGACGTAGGACGTGGACTTCAAGGTACAACACCGGGGCTTTCTATCGCTGTACCAAGTGGTGAGTTGGGTTCAGATCCAACAATTAAAATTCGTGGTCAAATAGGCTCGCTTGATGGTGGATCCTCTCCATTGATCTTACTAGACAACGTTGAAATTCCAAGTTTACAAATGGTAAACTCTGATGATATTGAATCAATATCAGTTCTAAAAGATGCAGCATCAGCTTCAATCTATGGAGCAAAAGGTGCATTTGGTGTAATCTTGATTACAACAAAAAAAGGAGCAAAAACAGAGAGCGTTAATGTAAGCTATTCAGGAACATTTTCTTGGCAAAATATTTCAAAGAAAATGGATATGGCTAGACTGAATGGTTTAGAGTATTCAATTGATGCCTCAAAAAGAGTAAAAGGCCCTGGAGCTGCAGTGTCTGGTGCTTTCTTTCAGATGACAGAAGAAGGTCTAGAACTTGCTAGAGAATGGGATAAAAACTATGGAGGGAAATTAGGTCCAAATGACCCAATGGTATACGGACGTGACTGGTATGTGGATAGTCAAAAAAGAAAAATTGGATTGAGAACTTATGATCCATATGATTATATGATTAGAGAATGGGCTCCATCAATGACACACAACCTATCTCTTAATGGCAAAAGCGGCAAAACTACTTATAATGTAGGTCTAGGTTATCTTGACCAAGATGGTATTAACAAACCTGCAAAAAAAGACGATTTTAAGAGATATAATGCGTCCATAAAATTAAGCACAGAAATTAATAAATATGTAACAGTGCGTGCTGGAGCAATATATTCTAAGAGAGAGAAAAGGTATGCTTATTCTACAAGCTCAACTACTGCAGACCAGTGGTTATACTTATATAGATGGGGAAGCAATATGCCTTTAGGCTATGATGATGAAGGAGATATAATAAGAAGTCCACACTCTGAATTATCTCAAGCGAATACAGCCAAAAGAGAATGGAACTATACTAATATAAACCTAGGAGCGACCTTCAATATAATGAAAGATTGGACTCTAGATGTTGATTACACATATGCTGGTGAAGATAATATTATCAATGAAGGAGGAACCAGATACACAGCACTACAATCATGGGGTGGAGCTATACCGAAACTTGATAGTAATGGGAATCAAATATATGTAGACAACACTGGAGCAGTAGTTGATTCAGGAACTCCAGGAGCTATGCCTGCACAGAAATTAAGCTTAGTAGAATATACATCACATGGCTCGAATCCCGATCATATTTATAGAAGAGTAGCCAATGGTAAAAGAAAAACACTTAATATTGTAACTAATTATAACTTAGAACTAAGTGAACTCCATAAATTCAAATTTATGGCGGGTATGAATAGGGTTACCTATGATGAAACCTACAATTGGTCAAGAAAAAAAGATTTAACAGATATAACTAATCCTCAGTTTGATTTAGCTGTTGGACAACAAGAATCTAGTGGAGGAAATATTTGGGACGGTCAACTTGGCTTTTTTGGAAGAGTTAACTATTCTTTTGCTAACAAATATTTATTAGAAGCAAATATTAGATATGACGGGACCTCCAAATTCCCTAAAGATTTAAGATGGAGAGCATTCCCATCATTCTCTGCAGGATGGATCCTCTCTGAAGAATCTTGGATGGATTGGAGTAAGTCAATTCTTTCTTTCTTTAAAGTTAGAGGCTCATGGGGGATGATTGGTGATCAAACAGTACCAAATACACTATACACCTCTTTTCTACCTATTGGTGAAAGTTCTTGGCTAGACTACAGTGGCCAAAAGCTAACATACACAGGCATTCCTAGCGCTATTGATGCAAATATCTCTTGGCAAGACATAACTACATTAAATTTAGGGTTAGACACTAGATTCCTTGATGGAGAATTAGGTCTAAGTTTTGACTGGTATCAAAGAGATACAAAAAACATGATTGTTCCAAGTGAGGTTTCTTACTCTTTCGGTCAAGGAGCGCCTAAAGGGAACTATGGCTCATTAAGATCAAGAGGTTGGGAGCTAGCTATTGACTACAATCATAGATTTGAAAACGGATTGGGCGTTAATGCTATGGTTACACTATCTGATGCTCAAACTGAAATAACAAAATACAGCGACACTAAAAGTATCAATGACTGGTATGTCGGCAAAAAATATGGAGAAATTTGGGGTTATGCTACGGATAGATTATATCAAAAAGATGACTTTATCTATAACGGAGATAAAATAGAACAAACTTATGCACTTAATGGGAAAGAAGTAGCAAAAGGAACTCCTGGAGCTAAAATTGTAAATAAACTTAAAGATCCTAATGCCATTTACCAAGATTATCTACAAAGTGGAGATTTTATATTCGGACCTGGTGATGTTAAATTTAAAGACCTAGATGGTGATGGAAAAATCGATTCTGGATCAAACTCTATAGATAATGCTGGAGATAGAAAAGTTATAGGGAATAGCACTCCAAGATATGAGTATGGAATCAGGTTAGGAGCAGACTTTAAAGGTTTTGATTTTTCTATTTTTATGCAAGGTGTGGGAAAAAGACAAGTTTGGGGTAATGGATTCTTAGCAATCCCTGGATACAACTCTTCAGATGGGGCTATGCCAGAAACATTTGCTAAAGATTATTGGAAAGAAGACAGGCCCAATGCTTATTACCCTAGACCCTTTAATCAATCTGGTAGTAATGACAAATACAACATGGTACAACAGTCAAAATACCTATTAGACATGTCTTATTTTAGAATCAAAAATATCACATTAGGTTATACTCTACCAATGCACATTACTAGTAAAGTAAAAATGCAAAAAGCAAGAGTTTATTTAGCTCTCGAAAACTTCTTTACATTTGATAATCTAAGAGGTCTGCCTATAGACCCTGAAGAAGTTCAGGGATTCTCGATGTTTAACAGTGACAATTACAACTCTGGAAGAACAGGTGTAGGTGCTCCTACCTTCAAAAATGTATCTTTTGGTGTTCAACTAAACTTCTAA
- a CDS encoding hypothetical protein (COGs: COG2971 N-acetylglucosamine kinase~KEGG: bfs:BF0382 hypothetical protein~SPTR: Putative uncharacterized protein;~IMG reference gene:2504106222): MKLIAESSSTRTEWAVVEGDSVIKRVFTEGINPFFQTRREISRSVRLNLPEEFFRKKFDCVHYYGAGCTSANKKGIVEASLVAQFKTPIEVESDLLAAARGLFIHEPGIACILGTGSNSCFYNGKEIEKNVRSGGYILGDEGSGAALGKLFLSDVLKGLAPQDLTELFYDTFRIEPSDAMESVYSRPFPNRFLATISFFLSEHLENEYVNNLLVFNLKNFFERNIKQYNYHTYPIRLMGSTAVLHQVLIQEIAKEYGAEVDQIVDSPMTGLVQYHSEV, encoded by the coding sequence ATGAAACTCATTGCTGAAAGTAGCTCAACAAGAACTGAGTGGGCCGTTGTTGAAGGAGACAGTGTTATTAAACGTGTCTTTACAGAAGGTATAAACCCATTCTTTCAGACTCGTAGAGAAATCAGTAGAAGTGTTCGCCTAAACCTACCAGAAGAATTCTTTAGAAAAAAATTTGACTGCGTACATTACTACGGAGCAGGATGTACCTCTGCTAATAAAAAAGGAATTGTTGAGGCCTCATTAGTAGCACAATTTAAAACACCAATAGAAGTTGAAAGTGATTTACTAGCAGCAGCAAGAGGATTATTCATTCACGAACCTGGAATTGCTTGTATTTTAGGAACAGGCTCTAATTCATGCTTTTACAACGGAAAAGAAATAGAAAAGAATGTCCGTTCTGGAGGTTATATATTAGGAGATGAAGGAAGTGGAGCAGCTTTAGGAAAACTTTTCTTATCCGATGTTTTAAAAGGATTAGCTCCACAAGATTTAACGGAGTTATTCTATGATACATTCCGTATAGAACCAAGCGATGCAATGGAATCTGTCTATTCAAGACCATTCCCTAATCGATTCCTTGCAACCATTTCATTCTTCTTATCTGAGCATTTAGAGAATGAATATGTTAACAACCTTCTTGTCTTTAATCTTAAGAATTTCTTTGAAAGGAATATCAAACAATACAATTATCACACCTATCCTATACGCCTAATGGGTTCCACTGCAGTACTTCACCAAGTCCTGATTCAAGAGATTGCCAAAGAGTATGGTGCTGAAGTAGATCAAATTGTAGATAGTCCGATGACTGGTCTAGTACAATATCATTCAGAAGTATAA
- a CDS encoding Integrase catalytic region (COGs: COG2801 Transposase and inactivated derivatives~InterPro IPR002514:IPR001584~KEGG: sli:Slin_6760 integrase catalytic region~PFAM: Integrase, catalytic core; Transposase IS3/IS911family~SPTR: Integrase core domain protein;~IMG reference gene:2504106223~PFAM: Integrase core domain; Transposase): MKSKKMNRYTDSERLSILRDHFETGSSRASTARKYNLATPSLINSWINRFRFEELELSSDCKYSQEMKKKQETTSTESSLQSRIRDLEKALAYSKLEVLALNTLIDIAEKQEEITIRKKYWGQAVKQLHEQHSLPIQTACGLFGHCRQAYYQLKTNYFERSMRENQWIQVAKEIRCQAPGVGSIKLHKQLSEIFGAEHMIGRDAFIKLLRKKKMVLPAPKPRHTTNSNHRFRKYKNLIKGIQLNRPNQLWVADITYIDTQVGFTYLHIITDAYSRRIMGWKLAETLKAEHTLEALRMAISYAGKNNLTDLIHHSDRGVQYCSTDYVNELKTYDINISMTEDSKPTDNAIAERVNGIIKQELIYRLKLVKDIKELEVKLSSFIEYYNIRRPHMSLGMQAPDKVYLQSGQQNRLWKPRVFKKSKQVIIQP; this comes from the coding sequence ATGAAATCAAAGAAGATGAATAGATATACAGATAGTGAAAGATTATCTATTCTGCGAGATCATTTTGAAACAGGTTCAAGCCGGGCATCCACAGCTAGAAAATATAATCTAGCTACTCCTAGTCTAATAAATTCATGGATAAATCGATTTCGTTTTGAAGAATTAGAATTATCTTCCGACTGTAAATACAGCCAAGAGATGAAAAAGAAACAGGAAACAACCTCGACTGAATCTAGTTTACAATCTCGTATACGAGATTTAGAAAAAGCTTTAGCTTACTCTAAACTGGAAGTTCTGGCATTGAACACTCTTATAGATATTGCTGAAAAACAAGAAGAAATTACTATAAGAAAAAAATACTGGGGCCAAGCAGTAAAACAGCTTCATGAGCAGCATAGTTTGCCAATACAGACTGCTTGTGGATTGTTTGGCCATTGTAGGCAAGCATATTATCAGTTAAAAACAAATTATTTTGAACGTTCCATGCGAGAAAATCAATGGATTCAAGTCGCTAAAGAGATTCGCTGTCAAGCGCCAGGAGTAGGTTCTATAAAGTTACACAAACAACTTAGTGAAATTTTTGGAGCAGAACATATGATTGGTCGGGATGCTTTTATAAAGCTATTACGTAAAAAAAAGATGGTATTACCAGCTCCTAAACCACGACATACAACCAATTCAAATCATCGTTTTAGAAAGTATAAAAATTTAATTAAAGGTATTCAACTAAATAGACCAAATCAGCTGTGGGTAGCTGATATCACCTATATTGACACACAGGTTGGTTTTACTTATTTGCACATAATAACCGATGCTTATTCTCGTCGTATTATGGGCTGGAAGCTGGCTGAGACTCTTAAGGCAGAGCATACATTAGAGGCTCTTAGAATGGCTATATCATACGCAGGGAAGAATAATCTAACAGACTTAATACATCACTCAGATAGAGGTGTGCAATACTGTAGTACAGATTATGTAAACGAGCTAAAAACGTATGACATTAACATCAGTATGACAGAAGACTCAAAACCAACAGATAATGCTATTGCAGAAAGGGTTAATGGAATTATTAAACAAGAATTAATTTATAGACTTAAGCTTGTTAAAGATATAAAAGAACTAGAAGTTAAACTCTCATCCTTTATTGAATACTATAATATAAGGCGACCACATATGAGTTTAGGTATGCAGGCCCCAGATAAGGTTTATCTTCAGAGTGGACAGCAGAATAGACTATGGAAACCTAGAGTCTTTAAAAAGAGTAAGCAAGTAATAATACAACCATAA
- a CDS encoding aspartate-semialdehyde dehydrogenase (COGs: COG0136 Aspartate-semialdehyde dehydrogenase~InterPro IPR000534:IPR012280:IPR005986~KEGG: bfs:BF0384 putative aspartate-semialdehyde dehydrogenase~PFAM: Semialdehyde dehydrogenase, dimerisation domain; Semialdehyde dehydrogenase, NAD-binding~PRIAM: Aspartate-semialdehyde dehydrogenase~SMART: Semialdehyde dehydrogenase, NAD-binding~SPTR: Aspartate-semialdehyde dehydrogenase;~TIGRFAM: Aspartate-semialdehyde dehydrogenase, bacterial~IMG reference gene:2504106224~PFAM: Semialdehyde dehydrogenase, dimerisation domain; Semialdehyde dehydrogenase, NAD binding domain~TIGRFAM: aspartate-semialdehyde dehydrogenase (peptidoglycan organisms)), translating to MKVAIVGASGAVGQEFLRVLEERNFPIDELVLFGSHRSAGKKFQFNGKEIEVKLLQHNDDFKGIDIAFTSAGGGTSVEFAETITKHGAIMIDNSSAFRMDKDVPLVVPEVNATDAKHRPRGIIANPNCTTIQMVVALKAINDLSKIKKVHVSTYQAASGAGAAAMDELYQQYREILEDKEVTVSKFAYQLAFNLIPQVDEFTENGYTKEEMKMYNETKKIMHSDIEVSATCVRVPALRAHSESIWIETEKPISVVEAKEAFKNGDGIILQDEPSKKEYPMPLFVTGKDPVYVGRIRKDLTNPNGLAFWVVGDQIKKGAALNAVQIAEYLLAEKEV from the coding sequence ATGAAAGTAGCAATTGTTGGGGCTAGTGGAGCTGTAGGACAAGAATTCCTACGCGTACTAGAAGAAAGAAATTTTCCGATTGATGAATTAGTATTATTTGGCTCTCATCGTAGTGCTGGTAAGAAGTTTCAATTTAATGGGAAAGAAATCGAAGTTAAACTCCTTCAACATAATGATGACTTTAAGGGTATTGATATAGCTTTCACATCTGCAGGAGGTGGAACCTCTGTAGAATTTGCAGAAACTATAACTAAGCACGGAGCAATTATGATTGACAACTCAAGTGCATTCCGCATGGATAAAGATGTACCCTTGGTTGTACCTGAAGTAAATGCTACTGATGCTAAACATAGACCCAGAGGAATTATTGCAAATCCAAACTGCACTACAATTCAAATGGTTGTTGCTTTAAAGGCTATTAATGACTTATCTAAAATAAAAAAAGTTCATGTTTCCACTTATCAAGCTGCAAGTGGAGCTGGTGCAGCAGCAATGGATGAATTGTATCAACAATACAGAGAAATATTAGAAGATAAGGAGGTCACTGTTTCCAAATTTGCCTATCAATTGGCATTTAACCTCATCCCTCAAGTAGACGAGTTCACAGAAAACGGATACACAAAAGAAGAGATGAAGATGTACAATGAAACAAAAAAGATAATGCATTCCGATATCGAAGTAAGTGCAACTTGTGTACGAGTTCCTGCTCTTAGAGCTCACTCTGAAAGCATTTGGATAGAAACAGAAAAACCAATTTCTGTAGTAGAAGCCAAAGAAGCATTTAAAAATGGTGATGGTATCATTTTACAAGATGAGCCTAGCAAAAAAGAATATCCTATGCCTCTATTTGTAACAGGCAAAGATCCTGTTTACGTTGGACGTATCCGTAAAGATTTAACCAATCCGAATGGTCTAGCATTTTGGGTAGTAGGTGACCAAATCAAGAAAGGTGCTGCTTTAAATGCAGTACAAATCGCCGAATACTTATTAGCAGAAAAAGAAGTCTAA
- a CDS encoding sodium/hydrogen exchanger (COGs: COG0475 Kef-type K+ transport systems membrane components~InterPro IPR006153:IPR006016~KEGG: bfs:BF0385 putative Na+/H+ antiporter~PFAM: Cation/H+ exchanger; UspA~SPTR: Putative Na+/H+ antiporter;~IMG reference gene:2504106225~PFAM: Sodium/hydrogen exchanger family), translating to MSWLDISEHLPITDPTWIFFLVLTIILFAPMILGRLKIPHIIGMILAGVLIGEYGLNILERDSSFELFGKVGLYYIMFLAGLEMDLEDFKVNRFKVFIFGIFTFSIPMVIGVISSVYILEYSVITSVLLASMYASHTLISYPAVSKYGLSRMRSVSITVGGTAITDTFALIILAVIAGMYRGEIDEYFWFLLFIKVIIVVLLIAILTPRIARWFFRKYEDNIMQFVFVLAVVFLGGGLLELAGLEGILGAFLVGLVLNRLIPRLSPLMNRLEFVGNALFIPYFLIGVGMIIDLRTFFKGGEALKVAIVMTIVATSAKWLAAFFTQKTFKMKKEERSIIFGLSNAQAAATLAAVLVGNKIEVSPGVPLLNDDVLNGTVVMILITCLISSVVTEKTARKIALAGDAVDDNKASEKREEENILIPVANPHTIEDLINMALLIKNEKQKDGLVALHVINDEMASESREVQGQRSLEVAASVGASADVSIQTILRYDVSIVSGIIHTMKEQAATDVVIGLHKKANIVDSFFGVKTLNLLSATSRQIFIVKALMPVNTLRKIIVAVPSRAERESGFTKWVTRLCRMGGQLGCRIHFFANEKTLGYIKGFIDKEYKALRVQYNELEHWDDIIMLTKHVNHDHLFVIVSARRGSISYRHSFEELPTLLSKHFTDTSIAILYPEQYGDPREIITFADPIRQSNRGFCQQVVQWFNKLFKSN from the coding sequence ATGAGTTGGCTAGATATAAGTGAACACTTACCCATAACGGATCCTACTTGGATTTTCTTTTTGGTACTAACAATTATCCTTTTTGCCCCAATGATTTTAGGACGGTTGAAAATACCTCATATCATTGGTATGATTTTGGCTGGAGTTTTAATAGGTGAGTATGGACTAAATATTCTTGAGCGAGATAGCAGTTTTGAGCTCTTTGGAAAGGTTGGTTTGTATTATATCATGTTTCTAGCAGGACTAGAGATGGATCTAGAAGACTTTAAAGTTAATCGGTTCAAGGTTTTTATTTTTGGAATATTCACCTTTAGTATACCTATGGTTATAGGGGTTATTAGTAGCGTCTATATCTTAGAATATAGTGTGATAACGTCTGTGTTACTCGCTAGTATGTATGCTTCTCATACACTAATATCTTATCCTGCTGTAAGTAAGTATGGCTTATCCCGCATGCGGAGTGTTAGTATTACTGTAGGAGGTACAGCTATAACAGATACCTTTGCGTTGATAATACTTGCTGTAATTGCTGGTATGTATAGGGGAGAGATAGATGAATATTTTTGGTTTTTATTATTTATAAAAGTAATAATTGTTGTTCTTTTAATAGCAATACTTACACCTCGTATCGCTCGCTGGTTTTTTAGAAAATATGAAGATAACATCATGCAATTTGTCTTTGTGTTGGCAGTCGTTTTCTTAGGAGGTGGATTATTAGAATTAGCTGGACTCGAGGGTATTTTAGGCGCATTCTTGGTGGGGTTAGTCCTAAATAGGCTGATACCTAGGCTCTCTCCTTTAATGAATCGTTTAGAGTTTGTGGGTAATGCTTTATTTATCCCTTATTTCTTAATAGGTGTGGGGATGATCATAGATCTTCGTACCTTTTTTAAGGGTGGAGAAGCTCTAAAGGTAGCTATAGTAATGACTATTGTTGCTACATCAGCTAAGTGGTTAGCTGCATTCTTTACTCAGAAAACATTTAAAATGAAAAAAGAAGAGCGTTCGATAATCTTTGGATTGAGTAATGCTCAAGCTGCTGCTACATTGGCTGCTGTTCTTGTCGGAAATAAAATTGAAGTTTCTCCAGGTGTGCCTTTATTAAATGATGACGTATTAAATGGAACAGTTGTTATGATCTTAATCACTTGTTTAATTAGCTCCGTTGTTACAGAAAAAACGGCGAGAAAGATAGCACTTGCAGGTGATGCCGTAGATGATAATAAGGCTAGTGAAAAGCGTGAAGAGGAAAATATTCTGATTCCTGTTGCGAACCCACATACTATAGAGGATTTGATTAATATGGCTTTATTGATTAAAAATGAAAAGCAAAAAGATGGGTTAGTTGCACTTCATGTGATCAATGATGAAATGGCTTCTGAATCACGAGAAGTGCAGGGACAGCGAAGCCTTGAGGTTGCTGCTTCCGTAGGAGCTTCAGCTGATGTAAGTATACAAACGATACTAAGGTATGATGTGAGTATTGTGTCGGGGATCATTCATACAATGAAAGAACAAGCAGCTACAGATGTAGTTATAGGTCTTCATAAAAAAGCTAATATTGTTGACTCCTTTTTTGGTGTTAAAACACTCAATTTGTTAAGTGCTACTAGTCGTCAAATATTTATAGTGAAGGCCTTAATGCCTGTTAATACCTTGCGAAAAATTATAGTAGCAGTTCCTTCAAGAGCAGAAAGAGAGTCAGGATTCACCAAATGGGTTACTCGGTTGTGCCGTATGGGAGGACAATTAGGTTGTAGAATTCACTTCTTTGCAAATGAAAAAACACTGGGATATATAAAAGGATTTATAGATAAAGAATACAAAGCTCTTCGTGTGCAGTACAATGAGCTAGAACACTGGGATGATATCATTATGTTGACAAAGCATGTTAATCATGATCATCTATTTGTGATTGTAAGCGCTAGGAGAGGTTCAATTTCTTATAGACACTCTTTTGAGGAGCTTCCTACTTTACTTTCTAAACACTTTACTGATACTAGTATTGCTATTCTTTATCCAGAACAGTATGGAGATCCAAGAGAGATTATTACTTTTGCAGACCCCATACGACAATCCAATAGAGGTTTTTGTCAGCAAGTGGTACAGTGGTTTAATAAACTATTCAAGAGTAATTGA